From a single Candidatus Brevundimonas phytovorans genomic region:
- a CDS encoding MBL fold metallo-hydrolase, which yields MSQPASPIGVFITPVTPLQQNCTTVWCTRTNKAAVIDPGGSADAILGEIARRGLTLDAIWITHGHLDHAGGAAEMQEKTGVPIIGPHAEDQFWIDLIPTQAQKYGLPDARTFTPTRFLGDGDVLTLGETTWEVVHCPGHTPGHVVFFNREARFAQVGDVLFQGSIGRTDFPRSDHAALLNAITTKLWPLGDDVTFVPGHGPHSTFGAERRSNPYVSDQAMARAPIARPASGPS from the coding sequence ATGAGCCAGCCCGCCTCCCCCATCGGCGTCTTCATCACGCCAGTCACGCCCTTGCAGCAGAACTGCACCACCGTCTGGTGCACCCGGACGAACAAGGCCGCTGTGATTGATCCAGGCGGTTCGGCGGATGCGATTCTGGGCGAGATCGCGCGGCGCGGCCTGACGCTGGACGCCATCTGGATCACCCACGGCCACCTCGACCACGCGGGCGGCGCCGCCGAGATGCAGGAAAAGACCGGCGTCCCCATCATCGGCCCCCACGCCGAGGACCAGTTCTGGATCGACCTGATTCCCACCCAGGCCCAGAAGTACGGCCTGCCCGACGCCCGCACCTTCACCCCGACGCGCTTTCTGGGCGACGGCGACGTGCTGACCCTCGGCGAGACGACCTGGGAGGTCGTCCACTGCCCCGGCCACACGCCCGGCCATGTCGTCTTCTTCAACCGCGAAGCCCGCTTCGCCCAGGTCGGCGACGTCCTGTTCCAGGGCTCGATCGGCCGGACGGATTTCCCGCGCAGCGACCACGCAGCCCTACTGAACGCCATCACGACCAAGCTGTGGCCCCTCGGCGATGACGTAACCTTTGTGCCGGGCCACGGCCCCCACTCCACGTTCGGGGCCGAGCGGCGTTCGAACCCCTATGTGTCGGATCAGGCGATGGCGCGTGCGCCGATCGCCCGGCCGGCTTCCGGTCCGTCCTGA
- a CDS encoding general stress protein yields MAEGQPTRGSGVSKRGFASMDPERQREIARKGGASVPSEKRSFSQDRSLAAQAGRKGGEASHGSRNKTDSETPSKG; encoded by the coding sequence ATGGCCGAAGGTCAGCCTACCCGCGGCTCGGGTGTTTCCAAGCGAGGCTTCGCCTCGATGGACCCCGAACGTCAACGCGAAATCGCCCGCAAGGGCGGCGCCAGCGTGCCTAGCGAAAAGCGAAGCTTCTCACAGGATCGCAGCCTGGCCGCTCAGGCCGGCCGCAAGGGCGGCGAGGCCTCACACGGCTCGCGCAACAAGACCGACAGCGAAACCCCGTCCAAGGGTTAA